The Nocardia sp. BMG111209 genome includes a window with the following:
- a CDS encoding putative adhesin codes for MATYIISSHGEANFDRQTIVPANVSVNFYTPFGKCLSNQEGFLLQSAIVNPNHLNAPAVLQKYTPKALWNGPSQQTPELSLTADWHGDFKSGIVHAEQNRILEVIGTNKLLTLTGALITIAKDAAILQQAAVVHCLFCLA; via the coding sequence ATGGCCACCTACATCATTTCATCCCACGGCGAAGCGAATTTCGATCGCCAGACGATCGTGCCGGCCAACGTCAGCGTGAATTTCTACACCCCCTTCGGGAAATGCCTGTCGAACCAGGAGGGTTTCCTGCTACAGAGCGCGATCGTCAACCCGAATCACCTGAACGCCCCGGCAGTGTTGCAGAAATATACCCCCAAGGCCCTCTGGAACGGCCCGAGCCAGCAGACCCCCGAATTGTCGCTGACCGCCGACTGGCACGGCGACTTCAAGTCGGGAATCGTGCACGCCGAACAGAACCGAATCCTCGAGGTCATCGGCACGAACAAGTTGCTGACGCTGACCGGCGCCCTGATCACGATCGCCAAGGACGCGGCGATCCTCCAGCAGGCCGCGGTGGTCCACTGCCTGTTCTGCCTGGCCTGA
- a CDS encoding HNH endonuclease signature motif containing protein: MRSSPEAVSDPTAERILRALEDAASQISNLPTRAFSNRDRLTLIRRVETVIRMLPAASLEWTAQLQEQWSNTDFPANNLVDTLADSLRITPAEARARWRTADDLAHHIGMTGETLAPVLSETATAHREGALAPAHVKIIRDVMHQLPVAVDTATRAEAEGMLAGQARDLRPDQLRKVADKLEAMINPDGTFTDTDRARRRGFTMGRQGPDLMTKCTVTADPELRACLEAVFAKYAKPGLLNPDDATPVTDGEPDPAAAQRDSRNAAQRQHDALKAVMRDSIASGRLGQHRGLPVTVIVSMTLQELEDAVAQVAPGTSIATAASPSPIAGPPIATGGGAMISIGDALRLASHAHHYLALFDHHDGRPLYLGRTKRIATADQRIVLHARDIGCTFPGCTKPGYLCQVHHRTEWSAGGTTDADQLTFVCEPHHQQAGTDTTAWGTATATRGKRDAGRTHWIPPIHVDPARRPRINRFHHPSEYFAPTGEPVARKQS, encoded by the coding sequence ATGCGTTCGAGCCCCGAAGCAGTCAGCGACCCCACCGCGGAGCGCATCCTCCGCGCCCTGGAGGACGCCGCTTCCCAGATCTCGAACCTGCCCACCCGAGCATTCTCGAACCGAGACCGACTCACCCTGATCCGCCGGGTAGAGACCGTGATTCGCATGCTGCCCGCCGCAAGCCTCGAGTGGACCGCGCAACTACAAGAGCAGTGGTCGAATACCGATTTCCCAGCGAACAACCTCGTCGACACTCTCGCCGACAGCCTCCGCATCACACCGGCCGAAGCCCGCGCCCGCTGGCGCACCGCCGACGATCTTGCCCATCACATCGGAATGACCGGTGAGACTTTGGCACCCGTCCTGTCCGAAACCGCAACCGCCCACCGAGAAGGTGCCCTGGCACCCGCCCACGTCAAGATCATCCGAGACGTGATGCACCAGCTACCGGTCGCCGTCGACACCGCCACCCGAGCCGAGGCGGAAGGCATGCTCGCCGGCCAGGCCCGCGACCTACGCCCGGACCAGTTGCGCAAGGTCGCCGACAAACTCGAGGCGATGATCAACCCGGACGGCACCTTCACCGACACGGACCGTGCCCGGAGACGCGGCTTCACCATGGGCCGCCAAGGCCCGGATCTGATGACGAAGTGCACGGTAACCGCCGACCCAGAATTACGCGCATGCCTGGAAGCGGTATTCGCCAAGTACGCCAAGCCCGGCCTACTGAACCCCGACGACGCCACCCCCGTAACCGACGGCGAGCCGGATCCAGCTGCGGCACAGCGCGATTCCCGCAACGCCGCGCAGCGGCAACACGACGCACTCAAAGCAGTGATGCGGGACAGCATCGCCTCGGGCCGACTCGGCCAGCACCGCGGCCTACCCGTCACAGTGATCGTGTCGATGACACTGCAGGAACTGGAAGACGCAGTAGCTCAGGTCGCACCCGGAACCAGCATCGCCACCGCAGCCTCACCGTCTCCCATCGCAGGCCCACCGATAGCCACCGGCGGCGGAGCCATGATCTCCATCGGCGACGCACTACGCCTGGCCTCACACGCACACCACTACCTGGCCCTGTTCGACCACCACGACGGCCGCCCCCTCTACCTGGGCCGCACCAAGCGAATCGCCACCGCCGACCAGCGAATAGTGTTGCACGCCCGCGACATAGGCTGTACCTTCCCAGGTTGCACCAAACCCGGCTACCTCTGCCAGGTACACCACCGCACCGAATGGTCCGCCGGCGGCACCACCGACGCCGACCAACTGACCTTCGTCTGCGAACCCCACCACCAGCAGGCGGGCACAGACACCACCGCATGGGGCACAGCCACCGCCACCCGGGGGAAACGCGACGCCGGCCGCACGCACTGGATCCCGCCGATCCATGTCGACCCAGCCCGCCGGCCGCGGATCAACCGATTCCACCACCCCAGTGAATACTTCGCTCCCACAGGCGAACCGGTGGCCCGAAAACAGAGTTGA
- a CDS encoding Z1 domain-containing protein, producing the protein MVDPVDDQYDVFRMLLDATTPDDAVKRLAILGVDRQTIEKIRERHERDLIQIREMEEPRSVVLDNRYTWYTGPRPDDRCWPALVRILEKDGWSKEPAISSLDASTTRIVSLLNHPHEKAFTARGLVVGYVQSGKTTNFTATMAKAADRGYKLFIVLAGIHNGLRRQTQARLIQQLVEPNPADWTQITQLDHDFTPTANPASYFGKSNKTHVLCVVKKNAPVLRKLVKWLDDASDYLADTPTLVIDDEADQATVASRTINPLIQKLLATLPKVGYVGYTASPFANLLINPSAEDLYPKDFIVNLPKPEGHFGTEVLFGRYALDGEDPTDVDDGYDMIRTVPQDDVASVRPLTKADAEDFEPVLTESLRQALEYFWMGTAARRVRGTGNPHSTMLIHTSVRTSVHLSFRQPLEALRSKTVRCLQEKATIERLRMLWDSETARVPAVDFDETPVTFDQLMTELPGVLRDCRVIMDNSFSTDRLDYENGPVVAIAVGGNTLSRGLTLEGLLVSYFVRAVSIYDTLLQMGRWFGYRRGYEDLPRIWMTDELKEWFRHLATVETEMRKGIDIYLTEDKTPLQFAVRLRTHPALRVTAAAKMQDAVRAQAGYGGQRIQTRYFHKDSAWLINNQRAAQKLVTETLKFRSIDEESEAQGRYLFRDVPSNLVLDFIENYQFHEKSQECNGQMLSRYIRARNRNGGALRRWNLAIVGNPVTPARHDFSFATGVSVGRIVRAAITASDDFADIKTLMSRRDAALDLAGDISNMDEKEIKKQRTAQLPDTGLLVLYPIDKESKPERQPKPNASNPRTPLDAPEHVIGVGLVFPQPAGPDSTVPWEADYISADLSGVEVEEIDYSAVVSEDMA; encoded by the coding sequence ATGGTCGACCCTGTCGACGATCAGTATGACGTTTTCAGGATGCTGCTCGATGCGACTACGCCGGATGACGCCGTCAAGCGGCTGGCCATACTCGGCGTCGACCGCCAGACGATCGAGAAGATTCGGGAGCGACACGAGCGCGATCTGATCCAGATCCGTGAGATGGAGGAACCGCGCTCGGTCGTTCTGGACAACCGATACACCTGGTACACAGGTCCGCGCCCCGACGATCGCTGCTGGCCGGCTCTCGTCCGCATCCTCGAAAAAGACGGCTGGTCGAAGGAGCCGGCCATCTCGAGTCTCGATGCGTCGACTACTCGAATCGTCTCGCTGCTGAACCACCCGCACGAGAAAGCCTTCACCGCACGGGGACTCGTCGTCGGATACGTTCAGTCGGGCAAGACCACCAACTTCACTGCGACGATGGCGAAAGCCGCCGACCGAGGGTACAAGCTCTTCATCGTGCTGGCCGGCATTCATAATGGACTCCGACGGCAGACTCAGGCGCGACTGATTCAGCAACTCGTCGAGCCGAACCCCGCGGACTGGACCCAGATCACTCAGCTGGACCATGACTTCACACCAACGGCCAACCCGGCGAGCTATTTCGGAAAATCCAACAAGACCCACGTGCTCTGCGTGGTCAAGAAGAACGCCCCGGTTCTCCGGAAGTTGGTCAAGTGGCTTGATGATGCGTCCGACTATCTCGCTGATACACCGACATTGGTAATCGACGACGAAGCCGATCAAGCGACAGTGGCCTCGAGGACGATCAACCCCCTGATTCAGAAGCTTCTGGCTACCTTGCCCAAGGTCGGATACGTCGGCTACACGGCGTCACCGTTCGCCAACCTTCTCATCAACCCGTCGGCGGAGGACCTGTATCCGAAGGACTTCATCGTCAACCTTCCGAAGCCCGAGGGACATTTCGGGACCGAGGTGCTGTTCGGTCGTTACGCCCTGGACGGTGAAGATCCCACCGATGTCGACGATGGCTACGACATGATTCGGACTGTCCCGCAAGATGACGTCGCCAGCGTTCGTCCCTTGACCAAAGCGGACGCCGAAGACTTCGAACCGGTGCTGACGGAGTCACTACGGCAGGCACTCGAATACTTCTGGATGGGTACAGCCGCCCGGCGGGTCCGGGGCACCGGGAATCCACACTCCACCATGCTTATCCACACCAGTGTCCGAACATCGGTTCACCTGAGCTTCCGTCAGCCGCTGGAGGCACTGAGAAGTAAGACTGTCCGCTGCCTGCAGGAGAAAGCAACCATCGAACGGTTGCGAATGCTTTGGGATTCGGAGACAGCGCGCGTACCGGCAGTAGATTTCGATGAAACGCCGGTGACGTTCGACCAACTGATGACCGAGTTGCCCGGAGTACTGAGGGATTGCCGGGTGATCATGGACAACTCTTTCAGTACCGATCGATTGGACTACGAGAACGGCCCGGTGGTGGCAATAGCGGTAGGCGGCAACACGCTGTCCCGTGGCCTCACTCTCGAGGGCCTGCTCGTCAGCTATTTCGTACGCGCCGTATCCATATACGACACCCTTCTCCAAATGGGAAGATGGTTCGGGTACCGGAGAGGCTATGAAGATCTCCCGAGAATTTGGATGACCGACGAGCTGAAGGAGTGGTTCCGACACCTTGCAACGGTCGAAACCGAGATGCGCAAGGGCATCGATATCTATCTGACCGAGGACAAGACACCACTCCAATTCGCAGTCCGTCTCCGTACTCACCCCGCCCTCCGCGTTACCGCTGCGGCCAAGATGCAGGATGCGGTTCGGGCGCAAGCCGGTTACGGTGGCCAGCGCATCCAGACACGATACTTTCACAAAGATTCGGCCTGGTTGATCAACAACCAACGTGCCGCACAGAAACTTGTGACCGAAACCCTGAAATTCCGCAGCATCGACGAGGAATCCGAGGCTCAGGGTCGATATCTGTTCCGCGATGTACCGTCGAACCTGGTGCTGGATTTCATCGAGAACTATCAGTTCCACGAGAAGTCTCAGGAATGCAACGGGCAAATGCTCTCTCGATACATCCGAGCCCGGAATCGAAACGGCGGAGCTCTCCGCCGATGGAATCTCGCAATTGTCGGGAATCCCGTCACCCCAGCTCGGCATGACTTCAGTTTCGCTACCGGAGTCAGTGTCGGAAGAATCGTTCGCGCTGCGATCACAGCAAGCGACGACTTTGCGGACATCAAGACTCTCATGAGCCGACGAGATGCAGCACTCGACCTCGCCGGCGATATTTCGAACATGGACGAAAAAGAGATCAAGAAGCAGCGCACCGCTCAATTGCCGGACACCGGACTCTTGGTGCTGTATCCCATAGACAAAGAATCCAAGCCGGAGCGACAGCCGAAACCGAATGCCAGTAACCCCAGAACGCCGCTGGACGCCCCGGAGCATGTTATAGGCGTCGGTCTGGTATTTCCACAGCCTGCAGGTCCGGACAGTACCGTCCCCTGGGAGGCCGACTACATTTCTGCGGATCTTTCGGGCGTCGAAGTGGAAGAGATCGATTATAGCGCGGTGGTCTCCGAGGACATGGCATGA
- a CDS encoding PD-(D/E)XK motif protein — translation MSSGLRAIIEDHWSILESSPSASDTTIRVSDLPVETTNGNVAAAVDSSGLRHILVPVDSRQTIRRGLNGPILQLSRRPLQTSESYRVYADLTCFHRDFNDVFTTLCGDILAATEETAQQPVKGLYRVLDHWRALFQNTTSLRPQQLAGLYAELLVLERLLDINPSSHSVWRGPTGHHHDFSSGRVAVEVKESIAFGDKGIRVHGLDQLDAPEGGLLLAWFRLAPDLSGPSLQDLIDRALESSDDESAVLAALVLAGYRASDIDHYRDVKFRTAEERWYRVDSNFPRLTSTMLSSAQVPVQVHDVHYTVDLSVEPPYPLNDDEVGAHLRAMVQESA, via the coding sequence ATGAGCTCCGGCCTCCGCGCAATAATCGAAGATCATTGGTCCATATTGGAGTCATCGCCATCGGCCTCCGACACCACCATCAGGGTCTCCGATCTTCCGGTCGAGACAACGAACGGGAACGTCGCTGCTGCGGTGGACTCTTCAGGCCTCAGGCACATACTTGTACCCGTCGACTCTCGACAAACAATACGGCGAGGACTGAACGGACCGATACTCCAGCTTTCGAGGCGCCCTCTCCAAACCAGCGAGAGCTATCGAGTATATGCCGATCTGACCTGCTTTCATCGTGACTTCAACGACGTATTTACGACACTTTGCGGCGATATTCTGGCGGCTACTGAAGAGACTGCACAGCAGCCGGTCAAAGGACTGTATCGAGTACTGGACCATTGGCGCGCATTGTTTCAGAACACAACTTCGCTACGACCACAGCAACTCGCCGGGCTGTACGCGGAGTTGCTGGTCCTCGAGCGGCTGCTGGATATCAACCCCAGTTCCCATTCCGTCTGGCGCGGCCCGACAGGGCATCACCACGACTTCTCCTCGGGCCGTGTCGCCGTCGAAGTGAAGGAATCCATAGCATTCGGCGACAAAGGAATACGAGTTCATGGTTTGGATCAATTGGACGCACCCGAGGGCGGCTTGTTGCTGGCCTGGTTCCGACTCGCCCCGGATCTGAGCGGACCGTCCTTACAGGATTTGATCGATCGAGCCCTGGAATCATCCGACGACGAATCAGCTGTGCTCGCGGCGCTCGTACTCGCAGGCTACCGAGCATCGGATATAGACCACTATCGTGACGTCAAGTTCCGAACCGCCGAGGAACGGTGGTATCGAGTGGACAGCAATTTTCCGAGACTCACATCCACCATGCTGAGTTCCGCGCAAGTTCCCGTGCAGGTTCACGATGTTCACTACACGGTCGATTTGAGTGTGGAGCCCCCGTACCCATTGAACGACGACGAGGTCGGCGCGCACCTTCGTGCCATGGTTCAGGAGTCGGCATGA
- a CDS encoding DUF6339 family protein, translated as MSRLYPRLLKARAKALAAEYRSLAIDDLAHRWATSDDSAVFVATGGARISTDGLAEVREMVVFAAESAGFPGPLTTIRKTSFDLTLAEQLHREMNLAPVEAASGDVWAFLALVLLPDVAHWRYPNPPGDRVLGSDLTRHVFGRLWWRAQLVHDPWNVNPYGALKILGESSFDQIYARRSALGGSPHLIKSILRVWSSLALDGLSERETIRDFLKRLLRLGPFVSFDAITADALDTELRAIAWETVYASHIEAGFHPDEAAANSDRAACRDSGEQHREPTGAPANRAS; from the coding sequence ATGAGCCGGTTGTATCCACGCCTGCTGAAAGCTCGTGCGAAAGCGCTGGCTGCTGAATACCGCTCGCTCGCAATCGATGATCTGGCCCACCGGTGGGCAACAAGTGACGACTCGGCAGTGTTCGTCGCCACGGGTGGCGCCCGGATCAGCACCGATGGTCTCGCCGAAGTACGAGAGATGGTCGTATTTGCTGCCGAAAGCGCTGGGTTTCCAGGACCCCTGACGACCATCCGAAAGACGTCCTTCGATCTAACATTGGCCGAGCAACTGCACCGAGAGATGAATCTAGCACCGGTCGAAGCAGCCTCCGGTGACGTTTGGGCCTTTCTCGCCCTCGTTCTATTGCCGGATGTAGCGCACTGGAGATATCCGAACCCACCAGGTGACCGAGTACTGGGATCTGACTTGACGAGACATGTCTTCGGACGGCTTTGGTGGAGAGCCCAACTGGTTCATGATCCTTGGAACGTGAATCCGTACGGTGCTCTAAAGATACTCGGTGAGTCCTCGTTCGACCAGATATATGCTCGCCGGTCGGCGCTGGGCGGAAGCCCTCATTTGATCAAGTCGATTCTCAGAGTTTGGAGCAGCCTTGCCCTCGACGGTCTCTCCGAACGTGAAACGATCAGAGACTTCTTGAAAAGACTTCTTCGGCTCGGACCTTTTGTCTCCTTCGATGCTATTACTGCAGATGCCCTGGATACCGAGTTACGGGCAATCGCATGGGAAACGGTTTATGCAAGCCATATTGAGGCCGGATTCCATCCCGACGAAGCCGCCGCTAACTCGGATCGGGCTGCATGTCGCGATTCAGGCGAACAACACAGGGAACCTACCGGTGCACCTGCCAATCGCGCCTCCTGA